A single Cryomorphaceae bacterium DNA region contains:
- a CDS encoding HK97 family phage prohead protease: MKTIEYKSISGKVKDIDEEKRIVTGYFTSTGTLDSDGDIFADGAFRKTIKERGPSGKNQIWHLWQHDTLSPINKPYKLEETKEGVYFETMFPQNAIADLALSLYKAGANPEHSVGFEVLAETQDKKARVITQSRMWEGSTVLWGANENTPFTGLKSAEKAKERIDMFEKLLKNATFSKDEIYELLYREIEQLKAIIIEPAQDHSTDQKPKRSSLPKISINI; this comes from the coding sequence ATGAAAACAATAGAATACAAAAGCATATCCGGCAAAGTCAAAGACATTGACGAAGAAAAAAGAATCGTAACGGGCTATTTCACCAGCACCGGAACATTAGATTCTGATGGCGATATATTTGCTGATGGAGCCTTTCGCAAAACAATAAAAGAACGCGGGCCATCCGGGAAAAATCAGATTTGGCATTTGTGGCAACATGACACGCTCTCACCGATCAACAAACCGTACAAACTGGAGGAAACAAAGGAGGGCGTGTACTTTGAGACAATGTTTCCTCAGAATGCAATCGCTGACCTGGCCCTATCCCTGTACAAAGCCGGGGCAAACCCTGAACACTCAGTCGGGTTTGAAGTCTTGGCCGAAACACAGGATAAAAAGGCGCGTGTGATTACACAGAGCCGCATGTGGGAGGGTTCGACTGTGCTATGGGGTGCTAATGAAAACACACCGTTTACCGGCCTGAAAAGTGCCGAAAAAGCTAAGGAGCGAATCGATATGTTTGAAAAGTTATTGAAAAACGCTACCTTTAGCAAAGACGAAATATATGAATTACTCTACCGTGAAATAGAACAACTGAAGGCCATTATCATCGAACCGGCGCAAGACCATTCGACCGATCAAAAGCCAAAAAGGAGTTCACTACCTAAAATAAGTATTAACATTTAA